The following coding sequences lie in one Musa acuminata AAA Group cultivar baxijiao chromosome BXJ1-8, Cavendish_Baxijiao_AAA, whole genome shotgun sequence genomic window:
- the LOC135587033 gene encoding FCS-Like Zinc finger 8-like, protein MLRRRSKAVGGKQGLMSDPYSLSSSSGNSHNKPTASSLFPSPSLFRSFSSKSFSDHEAAMMSPTSILETKHLSSFGNLLHSDTLPKNPPLENASAAATDTVTESKHHPWDSSGQEPIGLGIVDALTDDKAMQSSNPQRRMVLFGSQLKIQIPSVCSSSGSPPARSMELPSSPIEFGIKNKDSQLALFSPVLRSLGHEAPAASSSPWAFTTGSISVSEMELSEDYTCVISHGPNPKTTHIFDNCIVESCGDEFTAVMESSPLPSHEGCSADDFLCCACKKNLGEEMDIPVNRECQSHEKHVNEELEKQ, encoded by the exons ATGCTGAGGAGGAGATCGAAGGCAGTTGGTGGCAAACAGGGCTTGATGTCTGATCCCTACTCCCTCTCATCTTCCTCTGGTAACAGCCACAATAAGCCCACAGCTTCCTCCCTCTTCCCCTCTCCAAGTCTCTTCCGGAGCTTCTCTTCGAAGAGCTTCTCAGACCATGAGGCGGCCATGATGAGCCCGACCTCCATACTCGAAACTAAGCACTTGTCTTCCTTCGGCAACCTCTTACACTCCGATACGCTGCCAAAGAATCCTCCTTTGGAGAATGCTTCAGCTGCTGCGACTGACACTGTTACAGAGAGCAAACACCACCCTTGGGACAGCAGCGGACAAGAGCCCATCGGCCTCGGTATCGTTGACGCTCTCACCGATGACAAAGCCATGCAGTCCTCCAATCCGCAGCGTCGAATGGTTCTGTTTGGATCGCAGTTAAAGATCCAAATCCCGTCCGTGTGCTCGAGCTCCGGTTCGCCGCCGGCCAGGTCCATGGAGTTGCCCAGTTCCCCAATCGAATTCGGCATCAAGAACAAGGATTCCCAGTTGGCTCTCTTCTCCCCCGTACTCAGATCCCTGGGCCACGAAGCGCCCGCCGCCTCCTCTTCCCCATGGGCTTTCACCACCGGGAGCATCTCCGTGAGCGAGATGGAGCTCTCGGAGGACTACACCTGCGTGATCTCCCACGGGCCGAATCCGAAGACCACGCACATCTTTGACAATTGCATTGTGGAGAGCTGCGGCGACGAATTCACCGCTGTGATGGAGAGTAGTCCTCTTCCAAGCCATGAAGGCTGCTCTGCGGATGACTTCCTCTGCTGTGCATGCAAGAAGAATCTTGGAGAAGAAATGGATATCCCTGTGAATAG GGAGTGTCAAAGCCATGAGAAGCACGTCAATGAAGAGTTGGAAAAGCAGTAG
- the LOC135587889 gene encoding protein CDC73 homolog, which produces MDPLSVLREYAIRGELDRVVQSGDELRFGSEYAFPCSAVTAYRSKQGGFYTLDALLFFARHHHLKHTEYLQSARQYRLPTVTFPDRKPLLDYLLGRIASSDAVSFLPPPPSATVEEYRPDDPSLPLDEPPSSAPATAADEAAADLAPAAPVDYVTMIHALERPLKDRESLLECRNRDFHAVLLASTKREEERQRLESQQRKDGLVAKTRLIGSDDHHRPVVAAYGGAGDDAADAAAPKPKIHLKGSKIGEGVPIILVPSAFQTLITIYNVKEFLEDGVFVPTDVKVKAMRGPKPDCVTVQKKLSRDRAVAAYEVRDKPSAFKPEDWDRVVAVFVLGKEWQFKDWPFKDHVEIFNKIIGFFVRFEDDSVESAKTVKQWNVKIISISKHKRHQDRAAALEVWDRLEEFMRSRSHN; this is translated from the exons atggaCCCCCTCTCGGTGCTTCGGGAGTACGCGATCCGAGGGGAGTTGGACCGGGTGGTCCAGTCCGGCGACGAGCTCCGGTTCGGCTCCGAGTACGCCTTCCCTTGCTCCGCCGTCACTGCCTACCGCTCCAAGCAGGGCGGCTTCTACACCCTCGACGCCCTCCTCTTCTTCGCTCGCCACCACCACCTCAAGCACACCGAATACCTCCAGTCCGCCCGCCAATACCGCCTCCCCACCGTCACCTTCCCCGACCGCAAGCCCCTCCTCGATTACCTCCTCGGCCGCATCGCCTCCTCTGACGCTGTCTCcttcctcccccctcccccctctgccACCGTCGAGGAGTACCGCCCTGATGACCCCTCCCTCCCTCTCGACGAGCCCCCTTCCTCTGCCCCCGCTACAGCCGCCGATGAGGCCGCTGCGGATCTCGCTCCCGCCGCCCCCGTCGACTACGTCACGATGATCCACGCTCTGGAGCGCCCCCTGAAAGACCGGGAGTCCCTCCTCGAGTGCCGCAACCGCGACTTCCACGCCGTGCTCCTGGCGTCCACCAAGCGCGAGGAGGAGCGGCAGCGCCTCGAGTCCCAACAGCGGAAGGACGGCCTCGTCGCCAAGACCCGCCTCATCGGGTCGGACGATCACCATCGGCCCGTCGTGGCGGCGTACGGCGGTGCCGGTGACGACGCTGCCGACGCCGCCGCGCCCAAACCCAAGATACACCTCAAGGGGAGCAAGATCGGAGAGGGGGTGCCCATCATCCTGGTGCCCAGCGCGTTCCAGACTCTGATCACCATTTACAACGTTAAGGAGTTCTTGGAGGACGGGGTGTTCGTGCCGACGGATGTAAAGGTGAAGGCAATGCGGGGGCCAAAGCCCGACTGCGTGACCGTGCAGAAGAAGCTGAGCCGGGACCGTGCGGTGGCCGCCTATGAGGTGAGGGATAAGCCCTCGGCGTTCAAGCCCGAGGACTGGGACCGCGTTGTGGCCGTGTTTGTGCTCGGAAAGGAGTGGCAGTTCAAGGACTGGCCATTCAAAGACCATGTCGAGATCTTCAACAAGA TTATTGGGTTTTTTGTGCGTTTCGAGGATGACAGTGTGGAATCCGCGAAAACTGTGAAACAGTGGAATGTAAAGATTATTTCG ATTAGTAAACATAAAAGACATCAAGACAGGGCTGCTGCTCTGGAGGTGTGGGACCGGTTAGAAGAGTTCATGCGATCGCGGTCACATAACTAA
- the LOC103995105 gene encoding proteasome subunit beta type-2-B yields the protein MECVFGLVGDGFALVAADTSAVHSILVHKSNEDKVMILDSHKLLGASGEAGDRVQFTEYIQKNVHLYEFRNGIPLATAAAANFTRGELALALRKNPYFVNILLAGYDKDIGPSLYYIDYIATLHKVDKGAFGYGSYFALSMMDRHYHSGMSLEEAIDLVDKCIIEIRSRLVVAPPNFVIKIVDKDGAREYAWRESIKDAGVSAA from the exons ATGGAGTGCGTGTTCGGGCTGGTGGGCGATGGCTTCGCGCTGGTGGCGGCCGACACCTCCGCCGTCCATAGCATCCTTGTCCACAAGTCCAACGAGGACAAGGTCATGATCCTCGACTCCCACAAGCTCCTCGGCGCCTCCGGTGAGGCCGGCGACCG GGTGCAATTCACCGAGTACATCCAGAAGAACGTCCACCTCTACGAGTTCCGCAACGGCATCCCtctcgccaccgccgccgccgcaaaCTTCACCCGTGGCGAGCTCGCCCTCGCCCTCCGCAAG AACCCatattttgtcaacattttgctGGCTGGATATGAcaaggatattggtccatctctCTACTACATCGACTACATTGCTACTCTGCACAAGGTTGACAAGGGTGCATTTGGTTATGGATCCTATTTCGCCCTATCAATGATGGACCGACACTACCACAGTGGCATGTCACTGGAGGAAGCAATTGACTTGGTTGACAAGTGTATTATCGAAATTAGATCTCGACTGGTTGTTGCTCCACCGAACTTTGTGATTAAGATTGTGGACAAGGATGGAGCTAGGGAGTATGCTTGGCGTGAATCAATCAAAGATGCTGGAGTTTCTGCAGCATGA
- the LOC135584540 gene encoding single-stranded DNA-binding protein, mitochondrial-like — protein MKVGLLRWGVLKHLKEGLGQPSFPLGLYRGSQACFSTISSDENEEKIGIEDDEFIEDKKELEPQGVDPMRGWGFRGVHKAIICGKIGQAPVQKILRNGKTVTIFTVGTGGMFDQRITGAEHLPRPAQWHRIAVHNDQLGAYAVQQLVKNSAVFVEGDIETRVYNDNITGQVKNIPEICVRRDGKVCLIKSGDSTARISLEGLRDGLF, from the exons ATGAAGGTGGGCTTATTGAGATGGGGAGTCCTTAAGCATCTGAAGGAAGGTTTAGGGCAACCGAGCTTTCCACTAG GCCTCTATAGAGGTTCCCAGGCATGTTTTTCAACCATATCATCTGATGAGAATGAGGAGAAGATTGGAATTGAGGATGATGAATTTATCGAAGACAAGAAAGAGTTGGAACCACAAGGTGTAGACCCCATGAGGGGCTGGGGCTTCAGAGGTGTGCATAAG GCAATTATTTGTGGAAAAATTGGTCAAGCTCCTGTACAAAAGATACTAAGGAATGGCAAGACAGTGACCATATTTACGGTTGGAACAGGTGGTATGTTTGACCAAAGAATCACTGGTGCTGAGCATTTGCCAAGACCAGCTCAGTGGCACCGAATTGCTGTTCATAATGACCAGCTTGGGGCATATGCTGTTCAACAGTTGGTGAAGAA CTCTGCTGTTTTTGTTGAGGGTGATATTGAGACCAGAGTCTACAATGACAACATCACTGGCCAAGTGAAAAATATACCTGAAATCTGTGTGCGCCGTGATG GAAAGGTTTGCTTGATTAAGTCGGGGGATAGCACTGCTAGAATATCTTTGGAAGGACTGC GGGATGGATTGTTTTGA